Within Sporosarcina sp. PTS2304, the genomic segment AGCATCCGACACAAACGGCAACGATTGAAGAAGCTGTCGAAAATGCGGATCTTCTTCTATTAACTACTGACCATGACGAATTCAAGCAACTCGACCCAGCTAGCTTGCAGACGAAGCAACCGCGACCGATTATGTTCGATGCAAAAAATGCACTCAACGCAGATCACTGGGAGCGAGCCGAGTACCGCTACTTCAAACTAGGTGACGGCAAAAAAGAAGGACAGCTGACGACATGAAAGAAGAAATACTAGGTGTTTCCGTCAATACCGAAAACTATGATGAACTCATTCCAAAAGTATTTGCCAATATAGAGGAAGGGAAAAAATCGCTCGTCGTGGCGATCAATCCCGAAAAACTCATGAAAGCAAAAGAAGATCCAGAACTACATGCATTGCTCAACCGGGCAGAATTCCAAATCCCGGATGGCATCGGTGTCATTCTGGCATCGAAGCTCAACAAAGGCAACATCCGCTCCCGCGTGACGGGAATCGACATGATGGATCGCATCGTAGAAGAAGCCGCCGCTAGAGGGAAGAAAATTTTCCTCTACGGTGCCAAGCCTGGAGTTGCAGAAGCCGCGGCCGCGAAACTGCAAATGACCCACCCGTCCATTCACATCGCCGGCGTCCAGCACGGCTACGAAAAAGACATTCAAGTCGTGCTCGATACGATTAACGCTGCACAGCCGGATATTCTATTCGTAGCGATGGGATCACCGAAACAAGAGCAATGGATTGAACAATACCGCGACCAGTTGCATCCGACGTTGTTTCAAGGAGTAGGCGG encodes:
- a CDS encoding WecB/TagA/CpsF family glycosyltransferase, producing MKEEILGVSVNTENYDELIPKVFANIEEGKKSLVVAINPEKLMKAKEDPELHALLNRAEFQIPDGIGVILASKLNKGNIRSRVTGIDMMDRIVEEAAARGKKIFLYGAKPGVAEAAAAKLQMTHPSIHIAGVQHGYEKDIQVVLDTINAAQPDILFVAMGSPKQEQWIEQYRDQLHPTLFQGVGGSFDVLAGNIKRAPAAFQKAGAEWFYRLLLEPSRIKRQMNLPKFLVEVYKKK